A single region of the Vicia villosa cultivar HV-30 ecotype Madison, WI linkage group LG4, Vvil1.0, whole genome shotgun sequence genome encodes:
- the LOC131596628 gene encoding uncharacterized protein LOC131596628: MEEYIKKLIVVGVFSWAATFLVVRKIFPKRSFDFCNRIVSTIHAILAVTLATLSVEDWKCPLCPMAATSSHKQMQVLAVSLSYLIYDLVCCLFDEKTNMDNTVHHLVSIVGLLAGLCYQKCGSEMVGAVWVTEMSSPFLHLRELLKELGYKDTALNLTADILFASIFTFARMMIGPCITYITVTSNNPLLIKAMGLGLLLVSTFWFLKIVRMMKYKLSKKSSTSKNGIKKSNSIRNKTAS, translated from the exons ATGGAAGAGTACATTAAAAAGTTAATTGTTGTTGGAGTTTTTTCATGGGCCGCAACTTTTCTTGTAGTCAGAAAAATCTTTCCAAAACGTTCATTTGATTTCTGCAACAGAATTGTTTCTACAATTCATGCAATCTTAGCAGTAACATTGGCTACTTTATCGGTCGAAGATTGGAAATGTCCACTTTGTCCTATGGCAGCAACTTCTTCCCACAAACAG ATGCAAGTTCTTGCGGTGAGCCTTTCGTACCTGATTTACGATCTAGTTTGTTGTTTATTCGACGAAAAAACCAATATGGATAATACTGTCCATCATTTGGTAAGCATTGTTGGACTCTTAGCAGGTCTTTGCTATCAGAag TGTGGCTCAGAGATGGTAGGGGCAGTTTGGGTAACAGAAATGTCAAGCCCATTTTTGCATTTGAGAGAACTTCTAAAGGAACTTGGTTACAAGGACACTGCCCTTAATTTGACTGCTGAT ATTCTATTTGCTTCAATATTTACATTTGCTAGGATGATGATTGGACCATGTATCACTTACATAACAGTAACTTCCAATAATCCATTACTCATAAAG GCAATGGGATTGGGTTTGCTGCTTGTGAGTACATTCTGGTTCTTGAAAATTGTAAGAATGATGAAATACAAATTGAGCAAAAAATCATCAACATCCAAAAATGGTATCAAGAAAAGCAACAGCATCAGAAACAAGACAGCTAGCTAG
- the LOC131596627 gene encoding uncharacterized protein LOC131596627 produces the protein MKVKVISRSTDEFTRERSQDLQRVFRNYDPILRPQEKALEYQRALNAVKLDKIFARPFIGAMEGHVDAVSCMAKNPSQLKEIFSGSMDGDIRLWDIAARHTVCRFPGHQGAVRGLTASTDGRILVSCGTDSTVRLWKIPVASFVESNAAIKTVEPASVHVWKNAFCAVDHQWDGEHFATGGAQVDIWNHNRSQPVNSFVWGSDTVLSVRFSPAEPNLLASSASDRSINLYDLRKATPLRKLIMMTKTNSIAWNPMEPLNFTVANEDGCCYSYDLRNLDIAKYVHKDHVSAVMDIDYSPTGREFVTGSYDRTVRIFPNTAGHSREIYHTKRMQRVFCVKFSGDGSYVISGSDDTNLRLWKAKASEQLGVILPREKKKHEYHEAIKKRYGHLPEVKRISRHRHLPRPVYKASALMRAMATAKKRKEDRRKAHSAPGSVTTKPLRVKRIVKEVE, from the exons ATGAAGGTCAAAGTTATCTCACGTTCTACAGACGAGTTCACCAGAGAAAGAAGCCAAGACCTTCAG CGTGTGTTCCGTAATTACGACCCCATTCTTCGTCCTCAAGAGAAAGCACTTGAATATCAACGTGCTCTTAATGCAGTCAAGTTGGACAAG ATTTTTGCAAGACCTTTTATTGGAGCAATGGAGGGACATGTTGATGCTGTTTCGTGTATGGCTAAGAACCCTAGTCAGTTGAAAGAGATTTTCTCTGGTTCTATGGATGGAG ATATTCGTCTCTGGGATATAGCTGCTAG GCATACTGTTTGTCGGTTCCCTGGTCACCAAGGTGCTGTGCGAGGCCTGACAGCATCTACAGATGGACGCATTCTTGTTTCATGTGGAACTGATTCCAC TGTCAGACTTTGGAAAATTCCCGTTGCTTCTTTTGTGGAGTCAAATGCTGCAATTAAAACCGTTGAG CCGGCAAGTGTTCATGTTTGGAAGAATGCATTTTG cgCTGTTGATCACCAGTGGGACGGTGAGCATTTTGCCACAGGTGGCGCTCAAGTAGATATATGGAACCACAACAG GTCTCAACCAGTAAACAGTTTTGTATGGGGATCCGATACAGTGCTTTCTGTCCGCTTTAGTCCGGCAGAACCAAATCTATTAGCAAGCTCAGCTAG tGACAGAAGCATAAATCTGTATGATTTGCGTAAGGCCACCCCATTGAGGAAATTGATAATGATG ACCAAAACCAATTCTATAGCTTGGAACCCGATGGAACCCCTTAATTTTACAGTT GCAAATGAAGATGGTTGCTGCTACAGTTATGATCTCAGGAATTTGGATATAGCCAAATATGTTCATAAAGATCACGTTTCTGCCGT GATGGATATTGACTACTCACCAACTGGTCGGGAGTTTGTTACCGGATCTTACGATAGAACA GTGAGAATCTTCCCTAATACTGCCGGTCACAGCCGAGAGATTTATCATACTAAAAGAATGCAAAGAGTATTCTGTGTCAAGTTCAGCGGTGATGGAAGTTACGTGATTTCGGGAAGTGACGATACTAACCTCAGGCTTTGGAAGGCCAAAGCATCAGAACAACTTGGAGTA ATTCTCCCAAGAGAAAAGAAGAAGCATGAATATCACGAGGCGATAAAGAAACGCTACGGACACCTTCCTGAAGTTAAACGTATCTCAAGGCATAGACACTTACCAAGACCAGTATACAAAGCTTCTGCATTGATGCGTGCTATGGCGACTgctaagaaaagaaaggaagacaGGAGGAAAGCTCACAGTGCTCCAGGGAGTGTTACAACAAAGCCGTTACGCGTTAAAAGAATTGTCAAAGAAGTTGAGTGA
- the LOC131594201 gene encoding peroxidase 9 yields MSFIKLILFLTFFLSVTFSHAHPPGFNFGWGGQHHHGGMSFGLSPQFYQFSCPQANDIVMSVLEKAIAKDIRIAASLLRLHFHDCFVQGCDASVLLDDSATIASEKNGGPNKNSLRGFQVIDEIKSKLEQTCPHTVSCADIVALAARGSTVLSGGPNWELPLGRRDSKTASLRGSNKNIPPPNATIEGLLTFFKRQGLDEVDLVALSGAHTIGVAKCATFKQRLYNQNGNNQPDENLEKTFYFGLKTMCPKSGGDNNISPLDFGSPRMFDNTYFKLLLRGKGLLNSDEVLVTGNVRETHELVKKYAQDESLFFEQFALSMIKLGNLRPLTGFNGEVRKNCRRVN; encoded by the exons ATGTCTTTCATCAAACTCATTCTTTTTCTAACATTTTTCCTCTCTGTTACATTCTCTCATGCTCATCCTCCAGGCTTCAACTTTGGCTGGGGTGGTCAGCATCATCATGGTGGAATGTCCTTTGGTCTTTCTCCTCAATTCTATCAGTTTTCATGTCCTCAAGCTAATGACATTGTCATGTCAGTCCTCGAGAAGGCCATTGCTAAGGATATCAGAATCGCCGCTTCTCTTCTCCGACTTCACTTCCACGATTGCTTCGTCCAA GGTTGTGACGCGTCGGTTTTGTTGGATGATAGTGCGACGATTGCTAGTGAAAAAAATGGCGGGCCTAATAAAAATTCCCTCCGAGGTTTTCAAGTGATTGATGAGATCAAATCTAAATTGGAGCAAACATGTCCTCATACAGTCTCTTGTGCAGACATTGTTGCACTTGCTGCCAGAGGATCCACTGTCCTT AGTGGAGGACCTAATTGGGAGCTACCATTAGGAAGGAGAGACTCAAAAACAGCGAGCCTAAGAGGTTCAAACAAAAACATTCCTCCGCCAAATGCCACGATTGAAGGACTCTTAACATTTTTCAAGCGTCAAGGCCTTGATGAAGTAGACCTTGTCGCCCTCTCAG GTGCACATACAATTGGTGTAGCAAAATGTGCAACATTCAAGCAAAGACTATACAACCAAAATGGAAACAACCAACCTGATGAAAATCTGGAAAAAACATTTTACTTTGGTTTGAAAACAATGTGTCCAAAATCAGGTGGTGACAACAACATTTCTCCATTGGACTTTGGTTCTCCAAGAATGTTTGATAACacatatttcaaactcttacttaGAGGAAAAGGATTACTTAATTCAGATGAAGTGCTTGTCACTGGAAATGTTAGAGAAACTCATGAACTGGTGAAGAAATATGCACAAGATGAGAGTCTCTTCTTTGAGCAATTTGCATTGTCGATGATCAAGTTGGGAAATCTTCGTCCTCTTACTGGATTTAATGGTGAAGTTCGCAAGAATTGTCGTCGAGTTAATTAA
- the LOC131596629 gene encoding uncharacterized protein LOC131596629, protein MMKICACLHTSSYYSSSLPLPPSTIQLQQHRFHHFLNFPFRSLSSSTLSLHATPREIELHLSSSNDTVLSQNPTPPQLEESPPPTPLVLSGEDNKTTNNKLKKKKNQNDDNSTNFDDRFKLRNGKEVFEEKAYLVGVERKGDVSDSFGIQDSLSELKQLADTAGLLVVDSTYQKLASPNPRTYIGSGKVSEIKSAINALDVETVIFDDELSAGQLRNLEKVFGGDVRVCDRTALILDIFNQRAATHEASLQVSLAQMEYQLPRLTKMWTHLERQSGGQVKGMGEKQIEVDKRILRNQIGVLKKELESVRKHRKQYRSRRVSVPVPVISLVGYTNAGKSTLLNQLTGADVLAEDKLFATLDPTTRRVQMKNGKEFLLTDTVGFIQKLPTTLVAAFRATLEEISESSLLVHVVDISHPLVEQQINAVDKVLSELDVSSIPRLMVWNKIDKASDPQKIRLEAEKRDDVVCISALSGDGLQEFCNAVQEKLKDSMVWVEALLPFENGDLLSTIHQVGMVEKTEYTEQGTYIKAHVPLRFARLLTPMRQLCVSRP, encoded by the exons ATGATGAAAATCTGCGCATGCCTTCACACTTCCTCTTACTATTCTTCTTCACTACCATTACCACCATCAACAATTCAACTTCAACAACATCGTTTTCATCATTTTCTTAATTTTCCTTTTCGCTCTCTATCCTCATCCACTCTCTCTCTTCACGCTACACCGCGCGAAATCGAACTTCATCTCTCTTCCTCCAACGACACCGTTTTATCACAAAACCCTACACCGCCGCAATTAGAAGAATCACCTCCTCCAACTCCACTCGTTCTCTCCGGCGAAGATAACAAAACCACTAATAATAAgcttaaaaagaagaaaaatcaaaACGACGATAACAGTACCAACTTCGATGACCGTTTCAAGCTCCGTAACGGAAAAGAG gtttttgaagAGAAAGCTTATCTGGTTGGTGTTGAGCGAAAAGGTGATGTGAGTGATTCTTTTGGTATACAAGATTCTTTGAGTGAATTGAAACAGTTAGCTGATACTGCTGGATTGTTGGTTGTTGACTCTACATATCAGAA GCTTGCTTCTCCAAACCCTAGGACTTACATTGGATCTGGCAAAGTTTCTGAAATTAAGAGTGCAATTAATGCATTGGATGTTGAAACTGtgatatttgatgatgaactATCAGCTGG GCAACTGCGCAACCTGGAAAAGGTTTTTGGTGGTGATGTGAGAGTTTGCGATCGAACTGCTCTCATCCTTGATATATTTAATCAGCGAGCAGCAACACATGAAGCATCTTTACAg GTTTCATTAGCACAAATGGAATACCAACTACCTCGTCTAACAAAAATGTGGACTCATCTTGAGCGTCAATCAGGAGGACAGGTGAAGGGAATGGGTGAAAAACAAATAGAAGTGGACAAGCGTATTTTGCGTAACCAA ATTGGTGTCCTTAAAAAAGAGCTAGAATCTGTTAGGAAACACCGAAAGCAGTATCGTAGTAGGCGTGTCTCAGTACCTGTGCCAGTGATATCTTTG GTCGGTTATACGAATGCTGGTAAGAGTACGCTTTTAAATCAATTAACTGGAGCAGATGTTCTTGCCGAGGATAAATTATTTGCAACTTTAGATCCAACTACAAGGAGGGTACAG ATGAAGAATGGAAAGGAGTTTCTCCTAACAGACACTGTTGGTTTTATTCAGAAGTTACCTACTACACTA GTTGCTGCCTTCAGAGCCACACTCGAGGAAATATCAGAGTCATCACTTCTGGTGCATGTTGTTGATATCAG TCACCCCCTGGTTGAGCAACAGATAAATGCTGTGGACAAAGTTCTATCAGAACTAGATGTATCATCAATACCAAGATTGATGGTTTGGAACAAG ATTGATAAGGCTAGTGATCCCCAGAAAATCAGACTAGAAGCTGAAAAAAGAGATGATGTTGTATGCATATCTGCTTTAAGTGGCGATGGGTTACAAGAATTCTGTAATGCAGTTCAAGAAAAACTAAAG GACTCAATGGTATGGGTGGAAGCTTTGTTACCATTTGAAAATGGGGACCTTCTCAGCACCATACACCAAGTTGGAATGGTTGAGAAAACT GAATATACAGAGCAAGGGACATATATCAAGGCTCATGTGCCCCTACGTTTTGCAAGATTGCTTACACCTATGAGGCAACTGTGTGTATCACGACCTTGA
- the LOC131598634 gene encoding uncharacterized protein LOC131598634, translating into MYHQQTRHGDNSWTEVKRRKRQSGGGRHQWDTSNGGRKLEKNRKQLTTFFFTEFPDGCDAREMYTIFKDFGDIDEVFIPMRKDKRGKWYGFVRFFNMEEARLMAIKLDNIFIGSRKIHANLPRFDREIRGSREHDVMHHRNNQGRSDEDVRHNTNTRGGKLEHKARWSIRDTNRKSYAQMVEGKYVDGQLQARKIPFVHMEYNMEEADMNQFQKAFVGVVENPGATYNIQEYFNMEGYFGVKVTPMGANLCLLEESEEGELSALIEEASDWIKQWFLEIRPWRPEDVDNERLTWLRVFGLPCHA; encoded by the coding sequence ATGTATCATCAACAAACCAGACACGGAGATAATTCGTGGACAGAAGTCAAGCGGAGGAAGCGACAGTCAGGCGGTGGGAGGCATCAATGGGACACTAGCAATGGGGGGAGGAAGTTAGAGAAGAACAGAAAGCAGTTAACAACGTTTTTCTTCACGGAATTCCCAGATGGGTGTGATGCTAGAGAGATGTATACCATCTTCAAGGACTTTGGCGACATTGATGAAGTTTTTATTCCGATGAGAAAGGATAAACGCGGTAAATGGTACGGTTTCGTGAGATTCTTTAATATGGAGGAAGCGAGATTGATGGCAATAAAGTTAGATAACATCTTCATCGGATCAAGGAAAATTCATGCAAATCTTCCGAGATTCGATAGAGAGATAAGAGGGTCAAGGGAGCATGATGTGATGCATCATCGGAATAATCAGGGGCGGAGTGATGAAGATGTTAGACACAATACAAACACCAGGGGAGGAAAACTTGAGCATAAGGCGCGATGGAGTATTAGGGATACCAACAGGAAATCTTACGCTCAAATGGTGGAGGGGAAATATGTGGATGGGCAGCTGCAAGCTAGGAAAATCCCTTTTGTTCATATGGAGTATAATATGGAGGAAGCTGACATGAACCAGTTTCAAAAAGCTTTTGTTGGGGTGGTGGAGAATCCAGGTGCAACATACAACATACAAGAGTATTTCAATATGGAAGGTTATTTTGGAGTGAAGGTAACACCAATGGGGGCAAACTTGTGCTTACTTGAAGAAAGCGAGGAAGGTGAACTGAGTGCTTTGATAGAAGAGGCTTCAGACTGGATTAAGCAATGGTTTTTGGAAATCAGACCTTGGCGCCCTGAGGATGTCGACAATGAAAGGCTCACCTGGCTTAGAGTGTTTGGTCTCCCTTGTCATGCCTGA